The Opitutales bacterium ASA1 genome window below encodes:
- a CDS encoding carbohydrate kinase, whose protein sequence is MSLVACFGETIWDVFPEGKSLGGAPLNVAYHLARLGVRARIVTAVGRDALGDEAVRAMLAAGIDDASVRRHPCLSTGLARVELDASGQAKFSIAGPVAWDEIEVDPTVDPSDPSEAGVGVVRALVFGTLALRTEHNRASLRSLLSVPIRWRVCDLNLRAPFDDVQALRPLLGRADVLKVNEHEAVRLADAAEGEEPRVMAERIRERWFDGVVCVTRGARGAGVLADDRWYEAPSPSCVVRDTVGAGDAFTAAFVVGLVGAVGTPDWETVLRRACALGSFVASRAGAQPSHEGFVLPD, encoded by the coding sequence TTGAGCCTCGTCGCGTGTTTCGGCGAGACGATCTGGGACGTGTTTCCCGAGGGCAAATCTCTCGGAGGCGCACCACTCAACGTCGCGTATCATCTCGCTCGACTCGGAGTTCGCGCGCGAATCGTCACCGCGGTGGGCCGGGACGCGCTCGGCGACGAAGCGGTTCGCGCGATGCTCGCCGCCGGGATCGACGACGCTTCGGTGAGGCGGCACCCGTGCCTCTCGACCGGCCTCGCGCGGGTCGAGCTCGACGCGAGCGGACAGGCGAAGTTCTCGATCGCCGGACCCGTCGCGTGGGACGAGATCGAGGTCGATCCCACGGTCGATCCGAGCGATCCGTCCGAAGCGGGAGTCGGGGTCGTGCGCGCGCTCGTCTTCGGCACGCTCGCGCTGCGTACCGAACACAACCGCGCGAGCCTGCGGTCGCTGTTGTCTGTGCCCATCCGCTGGCGCGTGTGCGATCTCAACCTGCGCGCTCCCTTCGACGACGTGCAGGCGCTGCGACCGCTCTTGGGCCGTGCCGACGTGTTGAAGGTGAACGAGCACGAGGCGGTGCGGCTGGCGGACGCGGCGGAAGGCGAAGAGCCGCGTGTCATGGCGGAGCGGATACGCGAGCGTTGGTTCGACGGCGTCGTGTGCGTCACCCGTGGTGCTCGAGGCGCGGGGGTGCTGGCCGACGATCGTTGGTACGAGGCGCCGTCGCCGAGCTGCGTGGTGCGCGACACCGTGGGTGCGGGCGACGCCTTCACGGCGGCGTTCGTCGTCGGCCTGGTGGGAGCGGTCGGGACTCCGGATTGGGAGACCGTATTGCGGCGGGCCTGCGCGCTGGGATCGTTCGTCGCGAGCCGGGCGGGCGCGCAGCCGTCGCACGAGGGGTTCGTGTTGCCGGATTGA
- a CDS encoding TonB-dependent receptor, producing MSMNKKVPLLVAFLAAAVSSVAQETSSEADDILRLDEFVITGVSKPTTTRMQTSVSVSSIPTEKLEASVPRSTAEIFRNIPGVRSEATSGDGNANITMRGMPMSTGGSQYVQLQEDGLPIFEFGDIAFGTADGFLRADYTVASVEAIRGGSASTFASNSPGGIINFISKTGLVEGGSLGVTYGLDYDNTRVDFDYGSSLSQDVRFHVGGFYRIGEGPRSAGYDANNGGQLKLNLTRQFANGYVRVYLKRLDDRIHTYMPMPTRVTGTAANPSIGSVAGYDVKTDTPNSAYFVSSLGVDGAGNPYVTDVRDGMSARSSAVGVEASFDLDGGWTVSNRLRIASNDGRFVAPFPAEVLAASQLAEAIGGADATLEYANGPRAGEAITAPGTFNGNGLLMRTHLFNTALNDFGMFANNLKVDKSFALDDDSRVEIGFGLYKARQNIDMDWLWNTFLQEVKGDNPAMIDVRNAAGELVTDKGLVAYGVPAWGWFGRGFDTSYDIEAPFASVAYVTGKLNLEASVRRDRGEARGAYFGTVLTPMDVDRDGVISGPESLGVTMIDRSNPLPVNYDWSYTSWSFGANYTVTDDLAAFARWSKGGRARADRLLGSPDILADGSLTVDGVAVNTARQIEAGVKYRTTEWVPGNLALFATLFTSETKESNSEVAVGGAELIQRVYDATGVELEFAYQNGGFELRGGVTWTDAEIADANVAALIGNTPRRQADFIYQLTPSFRSGRFEIGASVIGTTDSYTQDDNDLVMPGYVYVNPYASVQVASGLSLSLAVNNVFDTFGLSESEEGSIPANGIIRARGITGRTASLTLRYSF from the coding sequence ATGAGCATGAACAAGAAGGTCCCCCTCTTGGTGGCGTTTCTCGCCGCCGCCGTTTCGTCCGTCGCCCAAGAAACCTCGAGCGAAGCGGACGACATCCTGCGTCTCGACGAGTTCGTCATCACCGGCGTATCGAAACCGACCACCACGAGGATGCAGACGAGCGTATCCGTGAGTTCGATACCGACGGAAAAGCTCGAAGCCTCCGTGCCGCGCTCGACGGCCGAGATCTTCCGCAACATCCCCGGCGTGCGCTCCGAGGCCACCTCCGGCGACGGCAACGCCAACATCACCATGCGCGGCATGCCGATGTCCACCGGTGGTTCGCAATACGTCCAGCTGCAGGAGGACGGGCTGCCGATCTTCGAATTCGGCGACATCGCCTTCGGGACGGCCGACGGTTTCCTCCGCGCCGACTACACGGTGGCGAGCGTGGAGGCGATCCGCGGCGGTTCCGCCTCCACCTTCGCGAGCAACTCTCCGGGCGGCATCATCAACTTCATCAGCAAGACCGGTCTGGTCGAAGGCGGCAGTCTGGGTGTCACCTACGGGTTGGACTACGACAACACACGGGTCGACTTCGACTACGGCAGCTCGCTCTCGCAGGACGTGCGATTCCACGTCGGCGGCTTCTACCGCATCGGCGAAGGGCCGCGCAGCGCCGGCTACGACGCGAACAACGGCGGTCAGCTCAAGCTCAACCTCACGCGGCAGTTCGCGAATGGTTACGTGCGCGTCTACCTCAAGCGTCTGGACGACCGCATCCACACCTACATGCCGATGCCGACGCGCGTGACCGGCACGGCTGCGAACCCTTCGATCGGATCGGTGGCGGGCTACGACGTGAAGACCGACACGCCGAACAGTGCCTACTTCGTCTCCAGCCTCGGTGTGGACGGCGCGGGCAACCCGTACGTGACCGACGTTCGGGACGGGATGTCGGCGCGTTCATCGGCGGTCGGCGTCGAGGCTTCCTTCGATCTCGACGGGGGCTGGACGGTGAGCAACCGCCTGCGCATCGCGTCCAACGACGGCCGTTTCGTCGCACCGTTTCCGGCCGAGGTGCTCGCCGCGAGCCAGCTCGCCGAGGCGATCGGCGGCGCGGACGCGACCCTGGAATACGCCAACGGACCGCGCGCCGGCGAGGCGATCACCGCCCCTGGCACGTTCAACGGAAACGGACTGCTCATGCGTACCCATCTGTTCAATACGGCGTTGAACGACTTCGGCATGTTCGCGAACAACCTCAAGGTCGACAAGAGCTTCGCCCTCGACGACGACTCGCGCGTCGAGATCGGTTTCGGGCTCTACAAGGCGCGGCAGAACATCGATATGGACTGGCTCTGGAACACCTTCCTGCAGGAAGTGAAGGGCGACAACCCGGCGATGATCGACGTGCGCAACGCCGCGGGCGAACTCGTGACCGACAAGGGACTCGTGGCCTACGGTGTGCCGGCGTGGGGTTGGTTCGGCCGCGGCTTCGACACCAGTTACGACATCGAGGCCCCGTTCGCCTCGGTGGCCTACGTCACCGGCAAGCTCAACCTCGAAGCCAGCGTGCGGCGCGACCGTGGCGAGGCGCGCGGCGCGTACTTCGGTACCGTGCTGACGCCGATGGACGTGGACCGCGACGGCGTGATCTCCGGGCCCGAATCGCTCGGCGTGACGATGATCGACCGTTCCAACCCGCTCCCGGTGAACTACGACTGGAGCTACACCTCGTGGTCGTTCGGTGCGAACTACACCGTGACAGACGACCTCGCGGCCTTCGCGCGTTGGTCGAAGGGTGGCCGCGCCCGCGCCGATCGTCTGCTCGGCTCGCCCGACATTCTCGCGGACGGGTCGCTCACGGTGGACGGGGTGGCGGTGAACACCGCTCGCCAGATCGAGGCCGGAGTGAAGTACCGCACCACGGAATGGGTTCCGGGCAACCTCGCACTCTTCGCCACTCTGTTCACCTCGGAAACCAAGGAGTCCAACTCCGAGGTCGCAGTCGGCGGTGCGGAACTCATTCAGCGCGTCTACGACGCGACCGGCGTCGAACTCGAGTTCGCGTATCAGAACGGTGGATTCGAGCTGCGCGGTGGCGTCACGTGGACCGACGCCGAAATCGCGGACGCGAACGTCGCCGCCTTGATCGGCAACACTCCGCGGCGTCAGGCCGACTTCATCTACCAACTCACGCCTTCGTTCCGGAGCGGGCGCTTCGAGATCGGAGCGTCGGTCATCGGCACGACCGATTCGTACACGCAGGACGACAACGACCTCGTGATGCCGGGCTACGTCTACGTGAACCCCTACGCGAGCGTGCAGGTGGCGAGCGGGTTGTCGCTCTCGTTGGCGGTCAACAACGTCTTCGACACCTTCGGGCTGAGCGAATCCGAGGAGGGTTCGATCCCCGCCAACGGCATCATCCGCGCGCGCGGCATCACGGGGCGGACGGCCTCGCTCACGCTGCGTTACTCGTTCTGA
- a CDS encoding MFS transporter: MASLKPRLSFRQIVNMNFGFFGIQYSFGLQQSNMSPIYKYLGADEANLPYLWLAGPMTGLIVQPIVGAMSDRTDTRFGRRTPYFLVGAILCSISLFWMPFSSALWMAAGLLWILDAANNITMEPYRAFVSDKLDEKQHSLGFLTQSAFTGLGQTLSYLTPSLLVVAGMNKDWVNERNIPYVTVGAFVIGAVFSIGSILVTFFTTKEIPITEEERARIRALPRGWLETFREIGSAIKDMPATMKQLALVKFFQWYAMFCYWQYIVLSLSTTMFGTTDQTSEGFRDAGLLNGQIGGFYNAVAFVGAFALVPFTRRLGPKVAHAFCLVLAGVAMLWIPSIESKPLLFVPMIGIGLAWASIMGNPYVMLAGCIPAHRTGVYMGIFNMFIVIPMMIQIFTLPLYYRPLLGGNPENVIRLAGVLLLCGAASVAFVRLKRPVAGSQSGLPTGVGH; this comes from the coding sequence ATGGCATCACTGAAGCCCCGCCTCTCCTTTCGGCAGATCGTCAACATGAACTTCGGGTTCTTCGGAATCCAGTACAGCTTTGGCCTTCAGCAGAGCAACATGAGCCCCATCTACAAGTATCTCGGGGCCGACGAGGCGAACCTGCCCTACCTCTGGTTGGCGGGCCCCATGACGGGGCTGATCGTGCAGCCGATCGTGGGAGCGATGAGCGACCGCACCGACACGCGTTTCGGACGCCGCACACCTTACTTCTTGGTCGGGGCGATCCTGTGTAGCATCAGTCTGTTTTGGATGCCGTTCAGCAGTGCGTTGTGGATGGCGGCCGGGCTCTTGTGGATCCTGGATGCGGCCAACAACATCACGATGGAGCCCTATCGGGCCTTCGTGAGCGACAAGCTCGACGAGAAGCAACACTCGCTCGGGTTCCTCACGCAGAGCGCGTTCACCGGACTCGGCCAGACGCTCTCGTATCTCACCCCGTCGCTGCTCGTGGTTGCCGGGATGAACAAGGACTGGGTCAACGAGCGCAACATCCCCTACGTCACGGTGGGGGCGTTCGTCATAGGCGCGGTCTTCTCGATCGGTTCGATCCTCGTCACGTTTTTCACGACCAAGGAGATCCCGATCACGGAGGAGGAGCGCGCGCGCATCCGCGCTCTGCCGCGGGGCTGGTTGGAGACGTTTCGCGAGATCGGCAGTGCGATCAAGGACATGCCTGCGACGATGAAGCAACTCGCGCTGGTGAAGTTCTTCCAGTGGTACGCGATGTTTTGTTACTGGCAGTACATCGTGCTCTCGCTCTCCACGACCATGTTCGGCACGACGGATCAGACCTCGGAGGGTTTCCGCGACGCCGGGTTGCTCAACGGACAGATCGGCGGCTTCTACAACGCGGTGGCGTTCGTGGGTGCGTTCGCGCTCGTGCCGTTCACGAGGCGGCTCGGACCGAAGGTCGCGCACGCGTTCTGTCTCGTGCTCGCGGGTGTAGCCATGTTGTGGATACCGTCGATCGAATCGAAGCCTCTGCTTTTCGTTCCGATGATCGGGATCGGTCTCGCGTGGGCGAGCATCATGGGCAACCCGTACGTTATGCTCGCGGGGTGCATTCCAGCGCACCGCACGGGCGTCTACATGGGGATCTTCAACATGTTCATCGTCATTCCGATGATGATCCAGATCTTCACCCTGCCGCTCTACTACCGCCCGCTGCTGGGCGGGAATCCGGAGAACGTGATCCGGCTCGCGGGTGTGCTGTTGCTCTGCGGGGCGGCGTCCGTGGCGTTCGTGCGCTTGAAGCGACCGGTGGCTGGTTCGCAGTCTGGGCTTCCCACCGGCGTCGGGCATTGA
- the gtfA gene encoding sucrose phosphorylase, translating to MKNQVQLIAYVDRFGGGGFRELAELLRGPLQGLFGGVHALPFFDPIDGADAGFDPIDHTMVDPRLGDWGDVQALGGEVEVMADLIVNHVSSESPQFRDFARLGSGSAWAGLFLTLDRVFPGGATEGDLLRIYRPRPGLPFTAASLECGERRLLWTTFTPKQVDIDVLHPQGRAYLAGILEQFERAGIRMIRLDAAGYAIKKAGTSCFMIPETYAFIEELSEQARQRGIEVLVEIHSHYRQQVEIAKRVDRVYDFALPPLVLHGLIRGRAEHLAAWLRIAPRNCITVLDTHDGIGVIDVGADPADPEGRPGLLPPAEIDALVEAIHHNSGGQSRRATGAAASNLDLYQVNCTFYDALGRDDRAYLLARAIQFFAPGIPQVYYVGLLAGSNDMELLARTGVGRDVNRRHYARAEIERELERPVASGLVALIRFRNTHPAFAGEFSVEAGDGGLLVLEWRSREAWARLDVDLCSRRGCIRSSDAPTAWDFLSSAGEASPGFGGAG from the coding sequence GTGAAGAACCAGGTACAACTCATCGCCTACGTCGATCGCTTCGGCGGGGGCGGATTTCGCGAACTCGCGGAGCTGTTGCGCGGACCTCTGCAGGGTCTGTTCGGGGGCGTGCATGCGCTCCCGTTCTTCGATCCGATCGACGGAGCGGACGCGGGGTTCGACCCGATCGATCACACCATGGTCGACCCGCGTCTCGGCGATTGGGGAGACGTGCAAGCGCTGGGTGGCGAGGTGGAGGTGATGGCGGATCTCATCGTCAACCACGTCTCGTCGGAGTCGCCGCAGTTTCGCGACTTCGCGCGTCTCGGCTCGGGTTCCGCGTGGGCGGGCCTCTTTCTCACGCTCGACCGGGTGTTTCCTGGAGGTGCGACCGAGGGGGACTTGTTGCGCATCTACCGGCCGCGGCCGGGACTGCCGTTCACGGCGGCGTCGCTGGAATGCGGCGAGCGCCGGTTGCTGTGGACCACCTTTACGCCGAAGCAGGTCGATATCGACGTGCTGCACCCGCAGGGGCGAGCCTATCTCGCGGGTATCCTCGAGCAGTTCGAGCGGGCCGGCATCCGCATGATCCGTCTCGATGCGGCGGGTTACGCGATCAAGAAGGCGGGCACGAGCTGCTTCATGATTCCCGAGACCTACGCCTTCATCGAGGAACTTTCGGAGCAGGCGCGGCAGCGTGGGATCGAAGTGTTGGTGGAGATCCACAGCCACTACCGCCAGCAGGTGGAGATCGCGAAGCGGGTCGACCGCGTCTACGACTTCGCGCTCCCGCCCCTCGTGCTGCACGGCTTGATCCGTGGGCGGGCGGAGCACCTCGCGGCGTGGTTGCGGATCGCGCCGCGCAACTGTATCACGGTCCTGGATACGCACGACGGCATCGGAGTCATCGACGTGGGCGCGGATCCGGCGGATCCGGAGGGACGTCCGGGGCTGTTGCCGCCGGCCGAGATCGACGCGCTGGTGGAGGCGATCCATCACAACAGCGGCGGGCAAAGCCGGCGTGCCACGGGTGCGGCGGCGAGCAACCTCGATCTGTATCAGGTCAACTGCACCTTCTACGACGCGCTCGGGAGGGACGATCGCGCCTACCTGCTGGCGCGGGCGATCCAGTTCTTCGCGCCGGGTATCCCGCAGGTCTACTACGTGGGCCTTCTGGCGGGGAGCAACGACATGGAACTGCTCGCCCGCACGGGCGTCGGTCGCGACGTCAATCGCCGCCACTACGCGCGCGCCGAGATCGAACGCGAGTTGGAGCGACCGGTCGCCTCGGGGCTCGTGGCGTTGATCCGATTCCGCAACACGCATCCGGCCTTCGCGGGCGAGTTCTCGGTCGAAGCGGGTGACGGCGGCCTGCTGGTGCTGGAGTGGCGCAGCCGCGAGGCGTGGGCGCGACTCGACGTCGACCTGTGCTCGCGTCGCGGGTGTATCCGGAGTTCGGATGCACCGACGGCATGGGACTTTCTCTCGTCGGCGGGCGAAGCGTCGCCCGGGTTCGGAGGTGCGGGTTGA
- a CDS encoding acetylxylan esterase, translated as MPVLDLPLSELNNYAGRNPRPADFDAYWDAALAELAATDPAPELVPNPQLQTRIAECFDLWFTGVGGARIHARYLRPRVREGRVPAVLQFHGYSGNAGDWRGKLPFVAEGLCVAAMDCRGQGGSSEDTGGVKGTTLRGHIVRGLDDPDPRRILFRNIFLDTAQLARVVMGFDEVDPARVGAMGGSQGGALTLACAALVPEIKRAAPVFPFLCDYRRVWEMDLAKDAYEELRWFFRSFDPRHEREEEIFTKLGYIDCQHLAPRIRAEVLFFTGLMDPICPPSSQFAAYNKITAPKHMVLYPDFGHEHLPDSPDLEFNFMLGL; from the coding sequence ATGCCCGTGCTCGATCTGCCCCTCTCCGAACTGAACAACTACGCCGGTCGCAATCCGCGTCCGGCCGATTTCGACGCCTACTGGGATGCCGCGCTCGCCGAGCTCGCGGCGACCGATCCGGCACCGGAACTCGTTCCCAACCCGCAGTTGCAGACGCGGATCGCGGAGTGTTTCGACTTGTGGTTCACCGGCGTCGGCGGAGCGCGTATCCACGCCCGATATCTCCGGCCTCGCGTGCGCGAGGGGAGGGTGCCCGCCGTCCTTCAGTTTCACGGTTACTCGGGCAACGCGGGAGATTGGCGGGGAAAACTCCCCTTCGTCGCCGAGGGCTTGTGCGTCGCGGCCATGGATTGCCGCGGGCAGGGCGGCAGTTCCGAAGACACCGGTGGCGTCAAGGGCACCACCCTCCGCGGGCACATCGTGCGCGGACTCGACGACCCCGATCCGCGGCGGATCCTGTTTCGTAACATATTTCTGGATACGGCGCAGCTCGCGCGCGTCGTCATGGGGTTCGACGAAGTCGATCCGGCGCGTGTCGGTGCGATGGGTGGCTCGCAGGGTGGGGCGCTGACCCTCGCGTGCGCGGCGCTCGTCCCGGAGATCAAACGCGCGGCTCCGGTCTTCCCGTTCCTCTGCGACTACCGGCGCGTGTGGGAGATGGACCTCGCGAAGGACGCCTACGAAGAGTTGCGCTGGTTCTTCCGGAGTTTCGATCCCCGCCACGAGCGGGAAGAGGAAATCTTCACCAAACTCGGCTACATCGACTGCCAGCACCTCGCACCACGCATCCGAGCCGAAGTGCTCTTCTTCACCGGTCTGATGGACCCGATCTGTCCGCCTTCGTCGCAGTTCGCGGCCTACAACAAAATCACCGCGCCTAAGCACATGGTGCTCTACCCGGACTTCGGTCACGAACATCTGCCCGACAGCCCCGACCTCGAATTCAACTTCATGCTCGGGCTCTGA
- a CDS encoding pyruvate carboxylase encodes MAANRSEIAVRIFRAGTELGLRTVAVFAEEDRFSIHRYKADESYRVGTGKGPVAAYLDIPGIVGVAKEKSVDAIHPGYGFLSENADFARACEEAGIVWVGPRPELLEMMGDKTAARALAQRIHVPVLPGTEEPVSDRAEAVRVAREIGFPLIIKAAFGGGGRGMRVVRRAEELEHLLDEAQGEAERAFGRADVFLEKYIANAKHIEVQILGDKHGNVIHLHERDCSVQRRHQKVIEVAPSFGLPSRVVTELCDAAARMAREIRYDNAGTVEFLYDLDRHEWFFIEMNPRIQVEHTVTEVVTGLDLVRAQILIAQGHALHSPEVGMPAQDAVPRNGFALQCRITTEDPENKFVPDYGRIQAYRSPGGFGVRLDGAMGFAGAVITPFYDSMLVKLIASGQSYELALHRMHRCLSEFRIRGVKTNIPFLENVIAHPVFQQGRATTTLIDTTPELFRFKPRRDRATKLLGFIGEVVVNGNPHAKGYKPSAPFAPAVPPAYDHSIPPPPGTRQRLLELGPRGFAEWTRRQKRLQITDTTFRDAHQSLLATRVRTFDMLACADALARQVPQLFSLEMWGGATFDTAMRFLLEDPWERLRRLRARVPNICFQMLFRGANAVGYTSYPDHVVAGFVRHAAAAGMDIFRIFDSLNYLPNLRVAMEAVHDTHAVCEGTVCYTGDILDPKRDKFDLKYYVRLAKELERMGAHMIAIKDMAGLCRPYAAHKLVKTLRDEVGVPIHFHTHDTSGINAGSVLRAADAGVDVVDLALASMSGSTSQPNLDSVVAALEGTPRDPGLDRAALGRFSDYWEHVRAYYAPFDTAPKSGSAEVYLHEMPGGQYTNLKEQAASMGVSHRWPEIARTYAEVNTLFGDIVKVTPSSKVVGDMALFLFARGIKTSDVVNLEPGATPFPESVIDMLGGGLGWPDGGFPSDVSLAVLGHERHAVARARWHEATKRGARSPKLSKKAREQNLAEGLAATRAQVAAHLKHEPSDDELFSHLMYPSVHDAFRKHVRHYGDVGVLPTPTFFYGLRPGEEISAEIEEGKVLIIRLVSVGEPDPEGRRIVNYELNGMARDTVVVDRSIAPKTQPKPKADLGDPNQIAAPIPGLVAALSASVGARVKKGEKLLLMEAMKMQTTVYAPCDGTIAEVHVKVGDTVEAKDLLVRIKPTEVK; translated from the coding sequence ATGGCCGCCAACCGTTCCGAGATCGCCGTCCGCATCTTCCGCGCCGGCACGGAACTCGGCCTCCGCACGGTCGCCGTCTTCGCCGAAGAGGACCGTTTTTCCATCCACCGCTACAAGGCCGACGAATCCTACCGTGTCGGCACCGGCAAGGGTCCGGTCGCCGCCTATCTCGACATACCCGGAATCGTCGGTGTCGCGAAGGAGAAGTCCGTCGACGCCATCCACCCCGGCTATGGATTCCTCTCGGAAAACGCCGACTTCGCCCGCGCCTGCGAGGAGGCCGGCATCGTCTGGGTCGGCCCGCGCCCCGAACTGCTCGAAATGATGGGCGACAAGACCGCCGCCCGCGCCCTCGCGCAACGCATCCACGTGCCGGTGTTGCCCGGGACGGAGGAACCCGTGAGCGACCGCGCCGAGGCCGTGCGCGTCGCTCGCGAGATCGGATTTCCGCTCATCATCAAAGCCGCGTTCGGAGGCGGCGGTCGAGGCATGCGCGTCGTTCGCCGCGCCGAAGAACTCGAGCACCTCCTCGACGAAGCCCAAGGCGAAGCTGAACGGGCCTTCGGCCGCGCCGACGTCTTCCTCGAGAAGTACATCGCCAACGCCAAGCACATCGAGGTCCAGATCCTCGGCGACAAACACGGCAACGTGATCCATCTGCACGAGCGCGACTGTTCGGTGCAACGTCGCCACCAGAAGGTGATCGAGGTCGCCCCGTCCTTCGGCCTGCCGTCGCGCGTGGTGACCGAACTCTGCGACGCCGCCGCCCGCATGGCCCGCGAGATCCGCTACGACAACGCCGGCACGGTCGAATTCCTCTACGACCTCGACCGCCACGAGTGGTTCTTCATCGAGATGAACCCGCGTATCCAGGTCGAACATACGGTGACCGAGGTCGTCACCGGCCTCGATCTCGTGCGCGCCCAGATCCTGATCGCCCAAGGGCACGCCCTCCACTCGCCCGAGGTCGGCATGCCCGCTCAGGACGCGGTGCCGCGCAACGGCTTCGCGCTCCAGTGCCGCATCACCACCGAGGACCCGGAGAACAAGTTCGTGCCCGACTACGGCCGCATCCAAGCCTACCGTTCGCCCGGCGGATTCGGGGTCCGGCTCGACGGCGCCATGGGCTTCGCCGGCGCCGTCATCACGCCCTTCTACGACTCGATGTTGGTGAAGCTCATCGCCAGTGGCCAAAGCTACGAACTCGCGCTCCACCGCATGCACCGCTGCCTGAGCGAATTCCGTATCCGCGGAGTGAAGACGAACATTCCCTTCCTCGAGAACGTGATCGCGCATCCCGTCTTCCAGCAGGGCCGTGCCACGACCACGCTGATCGACACCACTCCGGAACTCTTCCGCTTCAAACCCCGTCGCGATCGCGCCACGAAACTGCTCGGCTTCATCGGCGAGGTCGTCGTCAACGGCAACCCGCACGCCAAGGGCTACAAGCCTTCCGCTCCCTTCGCACCCGCCGTCCCGCCCGCCTACGACCACAGCATCCCACCACCTCCCGGCACCCGCCAGCGACTTCTCGAGCTCGGCCCGCGCGGCTTCGCCGAGTGGACCCGTCGCCAGAAGCGTCTCCAGATCACGGATACGACGTTTCGCGACGCCCACCAATCGCTCCTCGCCACGCGCGTGCGCACGTTCGACATGCTCGCTTGCGCCGACGCGCTCGCCCGCCAGGTGCCGCAACTGTTCTCCCTCGAGATGTGGGGCGGCGCGACCTTCGACACCGCCATGCGTTTCCTCTTGGAGGACCCCTGGGAACGCCTCCGTCGTCTCCGCGCACGAGTGCCCAACATCTGTTTCCAGATGCTCTTCCGCGGCGCAAACGCCGTCGGCTACACGAGCTATCCCGACCACGTCGTCGCCGGCTTCGTGCGTCACGCCGCCGCCGCCGGCATGGACATCTTCCGCATCTTCGACTCGCTCAACTACCTGCCCAACCTCCGCGTCGCGATGGAGGCCGTGCACGACACCCACGCCGTCTGCGAAGGCACTGTCTGCTACACCGGCGACATCCTCGACCCGAAGCGCGACAAGTTCGATCTGAAATACTACGTGCGCCTCGCCAAGGAGCTGGAGCGCATGGGCGCGCACATGATCGCGATCAAGGACATGGCGGGCCTCTGCCGTCCTTACGCCGCCCACAAACTCGTGAAGACGCTCCGCGACGAAGTCGGCGTTCCCATCCACTTCCACACCCACGACACGAGCGGCATCAACGCCGGCAGCGTCCTGCGCGCCGCCGACGCCGGTGTCGACGTCGTCGATCTCGCACTCGCCTCGATGAGCGGCAGCACGTCGCAGCCCAACCTCGACTCCGTCGTCGCTGCGCTCGAAGGCACACCGCGCGACCCCGGCCTCGACCGTGCCGCCCTCGGCCGCTTCTCCGACTACTGGGAACACGTCCGCGCCTACTATGCCCCGTTCGACACCGCTCCGAAGAGCGGCTCTGCCGAGGTCTATCTGCACGAGATGCCGGGCGGCCAATACACGAACCTCAAGGAACAGGCCGCCTCCATGGGCGTCTCCCACCGCTGGCCCGAAATCGCCCGCACCTACGCCGAAGTGAACACCCTCTTCGGCGACATCGTGAAGGTCACGCCCTCCTCCAAAGTCGTCGGCGACATGGCCCTCTTTCTCTTCGCACGCGGCATCAAGACCTCCGACGTGGTCAACCTCGAGCCCGGCGCCACGCCCTTCCCCGAGAGCGTGATCGACATGCTCGGCGGCGGACTCGGCTGGCCCGACGGCGGCTTCCCCTCCGACGTCTCCCTCGCCGTCCTCGGTCACGAACGCCACGCCGTCGCTCGAGCCCGCTGGCACGAAGCGACGAAGCGCGGAGCACGTTCTCCGAAACTGTCCAAGAAGGCGCGCGAGCAAAACCTCGCCGAAGGTCTCGCCGCCACTCGCGCCCAAGTCGCCGCCCACCTCAAACACGAACCGAGCGACGACGAGCTCTTCTCCCACCTCATGTATCCATCCGTCCACGACGCCTTCCGCAAACACGTGCGGCACTACGGCGACGTCGGCGTCCTGCCCACGCCCACATTCTTCTACGGCCTGCGCCCGGGCGAGGAGATCTCCGCCGAGATCGAGGAAGGCAAGGTCCTCATCATTCGCCTCGTCAGCGTCGGCGAACCCGACCCCGAAGGCCGTCGCATCGTGAACTACGAACTCAACGGCATGGCCCGCGACACCGTCGTCGTCGACCGCAGCATCGCACCGAAGACCCAGCCGAAACCCAAAGCCGACCTCGGCGACCCCAACCAAATCGCCGCCCCGATTCCCGGCCTCGTCGCCGCGCTCTCAGCCTCCGTCGGCGCCCGCGTGAAGAAGGGCGAGAAGCTCCTCCTCATGGAGGCAATGAAGATGCAGACCACCGTCTACGCCCCCTGCGACGGCACCATCGCCGAAGTGCACGTCAAAGTCGGCGACACCGTCGAAGCCAAGGACCTCCTCGTCCGCATCAAGCCCACGGAAGTGAAGTAA